Within the Naumovozyma dairenensis CBS 421 chromosome 9, complete genome genome, the region ttattcacttaatttaattcaataataatttttcattttaaCCTTCTTTTATTCATTGGATTTTCCATCTATACTTTACCTAATACAATCGTGTTTTTACATGATGATGTATGTTGAAAATTGACTAGGTGCGGCCATATGTACACACACATAAAGATCTGAATCTATCAAGcgggaaaaaaataagtcTCTTAAATATAATCTACAGAATAAGCAGTTCGCCAATGgaattattctttttaaaCACCAAATTGTATAGTCTAGAAAAAAAGAGGCAGGTTAATTAGAACGtctaattcatttattagATTTTTTGTTAGATGATTATGTATAAGAGGATATAAATGAATAAGGATAAAAAAAAGGATATAAATGCACAGgatttttaatattagtattatGGAATGTAGTTTCGTTTATCGTTAAAAAGTGGGTTGgtttttctctttttcttaGAAGATATTACCCAAGAATTTATCGTAGAACCATTCAAAGTTCTTACCATTTTGTTTAATTCTTTCAGCCTTTTCTGCATCAGCCATCTtaccatcttcttcttcttgatcaATGGCTGCTTTGAATGTGTAAAGATCAACCTTTAATGGATCAATAACCTTAGTCTTGTATGTGAATTTATAACCAAAataacaaaagaagaaaactGGTAAACCAATGTAACCGGTAATGAAGTTCTTATAATCGAATTGATGGTTTAAGAAAACTGTAAAATTCTTGATCAAGGCAATTAAGCAAcaaaagaataatgaaaacCAAGCACCGTATGGTTGGAATGGTGCAACATAAGCGAAAGTAGATTTGTCAACACCTTGAGCACGAACAGCTCTATCGAAGCAAATGTAAGTGATTAAGATTGAAATCCAACTTAAAATACCAAAGATGGAAACGACGTTAACAAAATAGTTAAAGATCTTAGCAGATGCAGAAGAAACACACATATAAGctaataaacaaaatagaACTGAAACAGAAAGAGCATAGTATGGAATACCCCATCTGTTTGTCTTCGCAAAGATCTTGGGAGCTTTGTTATCAATAGCCAAACTGTAAAGAGATCTTGATGAGACATACAAGTCAGAGTTACATGCACTGAACACGAAAACTAAGACACATGCATTAATAATATGGGGTAGTGCATTAATACCAGAGTTAATGATTGCAACAACAAATGGAGAGGCAGCAGCAGAGGTACTTGAATTTTTAGCCTTAATCAATAATGGATCATCATAAGCGACACACATACCCAATAGGAAAATACTAATTAAATAGAAGATAACAATACGGTACATGGTTAATTTGATTGCCTTTGGAATACTTTTCCTTGGATTTTGAGCTTCAGCGGCAACAATACCAGTTAATTCAATACCTAAATAAGCGTAAGTGGCGTAAACGAAAACAGAAACGAATGCAACAAATCTACCAGTATCACCAGTGATTGTCTCagaatattctttaaatgaaCCTGGATGTCTCCAATATCTGAAACCTAATCTATCATGATCAGGTCCACCACCTAACATTAAGATGAATAATAGAAGCATTAAACCAAGCATAACAAGAACTTTAAATGAAGATAACCAAAATTCGAATTCACCAAAGAATCTAACACCAAAGACATTAATAGATACAATAACGACTAAAAAGATAGTAACCCAAACACCTGGGTTAACTTTTTCCTTATCGACCCAATATTGAATGACTAAAGCAGCAGCGGTCAATTGATTTGGTGGTaagatgaaatatttgaaaagataaGCATAACCGACCGCGAAACCTAAAGCAGGATCACAATAACGGGATGCATAACTAGTGAACCCATCTAATGGGATATATGTAGCCATTTCACCTAAACAAGCCATAGTGAAGAAGACTAGAAGTCCAACGAATGCGTAAGCGATTAAAGTGGATACTGGACCTGCCAATGCTAGAGATGTACCTGTACCGATTAACAGACCTGTCCCTAGAGAACCACCGATGGCGATCATTGAGACGTGACGGGCCTTTAGGGCTTTCTTTAGACGAGTACCTTCAGTTTTACCATCGATGTTATatgaatcattttcatcttggGAACTTGCAGAACTTATGTTTCTTTCCAAGTCATCGTTTATtagttcttcttcttggaTGGGGAGTTTGAATTCCTTCTTGGGGAGTTGTTCGAAGTATTCTTCGTACTGATCAGAAGTACTATTTGAAGGAATCTGTCTGATTgtcattaataaatattttttatagtaAGTAAATAGAGAGTATAATAGagtttgaaattttatctaattAAAGGAATGGTTTAAAACAATCTATATGATTGTATAGTGATAGGTAGTTGATTTGGTTATTTGGTTTAATTAACAAGTGTCACAAGAGAATAAATACATACAAGAAAACCTTTGCAAGAGcgtaatgatttattagcAGACTGTTaatcttatatatatgtaagGTTTTGGACCTTGGAGAtaacaaagaaagatacgatcaagtttttttttattggCAAAGGTATGTAAAGTAAACAAAGGAATAATAGTAGATGAGATTCGGAATTCTATGGGTAAAGGGAATGACCTTTATCATTTTTGCGGGATAGAGGAAGGATAGTGTCAGAAGAGATATGGATGGATAAGAAATCAGCCTTATTGCTCAAAGGAGATACAAATCCGACTGCTCAAACTTGTCTGAATTCACCTTGTAAAAAAAGTTCCACATCTCTTTTGAAGGACAGATCGCCAAGATGTGTGACGCTAACAGAAAAGGCCATGGAAATTGATGGAAATATACTAACCGTGCCATGCCATGCCATATCTTGCCGTCTTCTTTCCCTCAATTTGGTGCGCAATTGAAATAATACAAAGGCGTGTTCGCACCAAAAAATGTCAAACAGACGCAAACGATGTTTGTTGGTATATTGAACGCTGAGAAAGCCGCGCCTATTCCTACTGACACCCACTTGCCACACCCATAAGAGCTGTCCCGCCGCAATccaaacaaaacaaaatatgGGCGAACCCTCTTGCCGTACTTAGCCGGCCGCCACGGCTCCAAGGTTTTCTTCAAGACGGCCCCCCCCCCCTCCTCGCTTATCCTGCGGGTACACCACAACGATAGAGGAAAAGAGGGTGTGTGTCAAAAAAGTGCCGCGTTATGTTTCAAACCATGGCTACTTACCCCTCACTTTGAGGAGGGGCGATTATGTACTACGCcattcatcttcttctccGAGACCTCGAGGAATCAGTCTCTTCCGATAGTTCGGGAAAGGCTGGTTTTCCGTTACCCGAAGACCGGTTTGGATATTTTTGCGTGGTTTCGTATTCGGAGTTCATACGTACATACCCAGGTGGAACAGAAGTAGGCTATATGTCAGTTGACCCAGTTGAGAGAGTTATTCACGAAGGTATTCTAACCTCTTACTCTTCTTGATGACACTTTTCCATTGTCTGTGCAAGTAAGAAAGATGAGGATTACTACTACTCAAGTTCCCTTTAAAATGCTTGAGAAGACGTCactaaaaaataaaactcCGGCAAACACCCTTTTTCCTCCTTCTTACTTTATTTcctacgtacgtacgtaagACATTATTTGTAGAACCTTCCTTGGCATCTCTCCTTAGAAACTGGTGATCAGAAGGAATCCAGGTATACTTAGTAATGAAAGTCAAAGAAACAGCATTAATCCGTCAGTTCAGATATTAACACGAATTTAACCAACCAGAGCCTATTTCGAGAGTCGGGTTTTTTCATAGTCTGTATACCAAGTGCTGCTACATTTTGAACATAACGTACATATTTGAGAGGATGTAAATAAGGGGGACAGTGTTTGTCATTTGGTATCTTAACcctaaaaaaaaaaaaaaaaaaacaaaccTAAACTACCTTGTAACTGTTTTTTAATACCTCGGTAACGAACTAAATGTGTTATGTAATGTCCTTTTTTAGAGCTACGGCGCTAAGTAGGTATAATTGTCTTTTTTTCAAGGACCAAGACTGATCTATTCAAGAGTACTGTAAATATCCTTTTGAATTGTTGACTACTGTCTCTTTACTTCATAGAAAATCAGAAATAGCGATGTTCATCACAGAATAACATCGCTACCAACTACAAAATGTTATTCATTGCTAAGCAACAACTGTAACAATTCCATTTATGAagttaatatatttaaaactTCTTTGTAAAACTATTGCAACTTATGTGACGTCTAATTGACGTACATTATGAAGTTGTTGattaattgtttatttttagtttCTAACCTTATTAAAATTACCTTTCGTTCAAAGAATGCCAAATAAAAGAACATAAAATCTAAAGGtaaacaaattttttatccAGGATCCAAGCCTATCTATTCAACGATGCTCGGAGAGAGTATTGTGACGTTAATTTAGTTGCTCCAACCCATATCTAGGTTCTTAGACTTAAGGATGGGATAGTTGGGAGTAAATATATGTAGTCCCGATCAACGTTGTTCAATTAGACAACGTTGTGTGAAATATATAACTGGACAGCGTAATAAGATAGAAGACTAGAAACACTCCATTAACACATAAAATTTGTAATTCCGTTATACTCTTTCCTACATTCTCCTTtctgttttttttttacagACAAAACTTTAGGCAGATCATATGACCAATCCTTTCCCCAACTCcctaaataaaaaataatgatttccTGGTTATCAAAGGGAATTAAGCTCCTTCTTGGTTCCCAAACTTTGTAGACTAGTAGGTACGTCAATAAAAAGTTCCAACTTACAAAGTTCGGGCTCTACATTTAGAGctcaaaaacaaaaacacataaacattattttatttttcaaatctacatataattcaaagaattacaTATTTCTTACATgaatggaaaatttttcttccattttGACTATCATAACATAGTTGTGACACTTCAAGATTTCCTCCAGAAAATATagaatcaaataattgatATATTGTGGCGGGAATATTTTATTGCGTGTGTACTGAAACGGGAAATAAGAAAAACCGGCAGATCTTAGAATAACGGCCTCCTTAAAATTGGGAAGTGAAGAAACAATCTCtcgaaaaatatatataaataggAAGGGGAGCCATAATTTAACTTTACACAGAAGTCCCAATCCAGTTCTGTTTGATAAGTGTAGTGTCTCCCCCTTATGCTCAATAAACTTCCACCATATTAATGTTAGACCATGCTTAATGGTCCGTCTGGTGTAAGCCAACGGTCTGCCATTATGTCTGTCTAAATCCGTACACCACCAAGTCCATCTTACTCATGCCGCATCTCGCCTCGagaaaagatgaagataaaaagTGTTTATACATTACAAACACTTATAACTAACACTTATAGTTAGTATTGtataatagtatatattatgtattaGATAGAAGAAACTaaggaataatatttacattGACTCTCTCTATACTCGATGTCTTCCCCTATTGTTCCCAATACGTCTGTTGATGTAGGCAACCTGGCTCAACAGGTTATGAGCCCATCGGTTTCAGGTCCTAATGCCCTTACAATCAAGTTAACAGACGCTTCTAACTATCAAAGGTGGTTCAACAAGTTAACCAACAAAGTTCTTACCACCAGTGTTTATTGGTTTGAATATCTCCAAAATGGAGGAGTCGTTGACAATATTCAAGCTTTTGCCAATCTCTCATCAGCTCAACGCATTACTGTAGCAAGCTGTTTTAATGTAGCCATTAATTATGTTGATCAGAAACTCCTGTTCTGGTACTGCTCAGATTGAAGTTAGTCACTACTTCGAAAATTCAGATGACGAAAATGCTATTGAGCTATTACAGTTGCTAAAAGCAAAATTCTCTTGTCCAACCGTTTCCATGCTTGTCGAAAATTTTTCGTAACACATCAAATATGATTAATACGGctccaattgaaaaaagagaCTGGGCCGTTAAGCTATCCTCCATCATTCTCACTGATGCTACCGAGGATGAAACCTCTTATTCTACTTTGCTCAACAATCCCACTTTCCACTCATACCGGAAAAAGATGCTTGATCGTCTTGCTGCATCATTGATGGTCTCTATCTCACCAtctattaaagaaaagatcCTAGATCGCTATGGCGACGATTTCTCCATCTCTACCGACCAAGTTACTAAGTTATTGGAGCGTAAAGCACCCAACTCTGGTACTGAGAACAATCAGGTCTTTATTGCTCATGGCAAATACAATGCAAAAAACAAGCACAAAACCTCGAATAGAGAATGTGCAGTTTGCAAGGGCCCACATTCACTCGAAAACTGCAAAATTTTCAAGTCGAAATTTCCCCAAGCccatattttccaaaaagcaaagaagaaaaccCAAATGAATACCTCTCATTATTCAGATGGTATGAATGACTCCTCTTGGATGGCCATCTCCGACTCTGCTACCACAAATTCCAATGCTACTTCTTCGTCCGCACTTTCCTCCAATCACTGGATTTTTGACACCGGTTGTACCAGTCATATGACCCCTCATCGCTCTGCCTTCTCTGAATTCCATACTGATGTCTCTGGGTCCGTCAAGGGTGCTGGTGGTTCAGTTCGGATTAAAGGACACGGTACTGTTAAACTCAATGGTATCACATTGAATGATGTTCTGTATGTTCCTGATCTTCCAGTCAATCTAATCTCTATTAGAAAGGCTACTCAGACCTCCAAGAATAAGTTTGTTTTTACCAATGAGAAAGTTGACGTGTTCAACGAAAACCACCGTTTAGTCTTAAGTGGTTCCTTGTGTGATGGTTTGTATGTCGTCACTGATGGTACAAATTCTAAAGTAAATACCAAAATCTATAAATATACAGCTAATTCAATCTCTTCTTCTGTTTATCCGCACGCAGCATTTTCTCTTATTTCTGACCCTCTGGGTCCCTCCTCCATTCCAAACCAAGATGAAGCTATCAAATGGCATTCCCGTCTCGGTCACCCTGGTTTTGAGGATTACAATCGTTACGTATCTATTCTCAACTTACCTAAGTTGAAGACTCAGAATCTAACTTTATGTCCGACTTGCTCCTTAAGTAAAGGACTCATCTCTACAGGTATCTTATCGACTCAAGAATACAGCTCTCCCCTTCAGCTTATCCAAGTCGATCTTTGTGGAAATTTTagatataatgaatttcaAGCCCACAACTATTTTTTAACAATTCGAGATGCTTATTCTCGCTACTACGCTGTCATCCATTTGAAGAACAAATCAGATGCT harbors:
- the DIP5 gene encoding dicarboxylic amino acid permease (similar to Saccharomyces cerevisiae DIP5 (YPL265W)), whose protein sequence is MTIRQIPSNSTSDQYEEYFEQLPKKEFKLPIQEEELINDDLERNISSASSQDENDSYNIDGKTEGTRLKKALKARHVSMIAIGGSLGTGLLIGTGTSLALAGPVSTLIAYAFVGLLVFFTMACLGEMATYIPLDGFTSYASRYCDPALGFAVGYAYLFKYFILPPNQLTAAALVIQYWVDKEKVNPGVWVTIFLVVIVSINVFGVRFFGEFEFWLSSFKVLVMLGLMLLLFILMLGGGPDHDRLGFRYWRHPGSFKEYSETITGDTGRFVAFVSVFVYATYAYLGIELTGIVAAEAQNPRKSIPKAIKLTMYRIVIFYLISIFLLGMCVAYDDPLLIKAKNSSTSAAASPFVVAIINSGINALPHIINACVLVFVFSACNSDLYVSSRSLYSLAIDNKAPKIFAKTNRWGIPYYALSVSVLFCLLAYMCVSSASAKIFNYFVNVVSIFGILSWISILITYICFDRAVRAQGVDKSTFAYVAPFQPYGAWFSLFFCCLIALIKNFTVFLNHQFDYKNFITGYIGLPVFFFCYFGYKFTYKTKVIDPLKVDLYTFKAAIDQEEEDGKMADAEKAERIKQNGKNFEWFYDKFLGNIF